A single genomic interval of Mauremys reevesii isolate NIE-2019 linkage group 24, ASM1616193v1, whole genome shotgun sequence harbors:
- the LOC120390650 gene encoding T-lymphocyte surface antigen Ly-9-like, which produces MEVRRPSVPLLLLTLLSFLAGIVISQALTPHHQVNGILGGSVVLSVDLSPGKKVKEIEWSFRAVSGVTIQLAEFSAGKFERPNPSDRFKQRLEKYNETSLRIKALELGDSGVYVARIKIVPATVEEQAFLLAVYEPVPAPEIESHLLSSTAAGCNVTLQCQVSGREAVNVSWRRGNPPRDLGDLERYQLTPEGRTLRLSLQPDPPDSTFTCTASNPVDQKSVSLDLQSICQSRDTDTDTAIWMGPLCIGLIVVTAACVGMWLWKTRRKKPVGRAAVPTVPEEECSSEPHYAEIKRRSPPEGNDQDSGFPSERPLITTIYDQIRVVPAGPSEQVT; this is translated from the exons ATGGAGGTGAGACGCCCCTCTGTCCCCTTACTGCTCCTGACGCTGCTCAGTTTCTTGGCAG GGATCGTAATTAGCCAAGCACTGACTCCCCACCACCAGGTGAATGGGATTCTGGGAGGATCGGTCGTGCTGTCTGTGGATCTATCCCCTGGGAAAAAGGTGAAAGAAATCGAATGGAGCTTTCGTGCTGTGTCAGGTGTGACGATCCAGCTGGCTGAGTTCAGTGCGGGGAAGTTTGAGCGACCCAATCCCAGCGACAGATTTAAGCAGAGGCTAGAAAAGTACAACGAGACCTCGCTGAGGATCAAGGCTCTGGAGCTGGGCGATAGCGGAGTTTATGTGGCCCGGATTAAGATAGTACCAGCAACTGTGGAGGAACAGGCCTTTCTCCTCGCAGTCTATG AGCCAGTGCCAGCGCCGGAGATAGAGAGTCACTTGCTCTCCAGCACGGCAGCTGGGTGCAATGTCACTCTGCAGTGTCAGGTGTCTGGCAGGGAAGCGGTTAACGTCTCCTGGAGGAGAGGGAACCCACCCCGAGACCTGGGTGATTTGGAGCGGTACCAGCTCACCCCGGAGGGCAGGACCCTCCGCCTGTCTCTGCAGCCCGACCCCCCGGACTCTACCTTCACCTGCACGGCCAGCAACCCCGTGGACCAGAAGAGCGTCTCACTTGACCTGCAGAGCATCTGCCAAAGCAGAG acacagacacagacacagccaTATGGATGGGGCCTCTTTGCATTGGGCTGATCGTCGTCACAGCAGCCTGTGTCGGGATGTGGCTGTGGAAGACAAGGAGGAAAAAGCCAGTCGGCCGAG CTGCTGTCCCCACGGTCCCAGAGGAGGAATGTTCTTCAGAGCCCCACTACGCTGAGATCAAGAGGAGGAGCCCTCCGGAGGGGAACGACCAG GACTCTGGCTTCCCGAGCGAGAGACCACTGATCACCACCATCTATGATCAGATCCGAGTGGTCCCAGCTGGCCCCTCTGAGCAGGTTACCTAG